In the Juglans microcarpa x Juglans regia isolate MS1-56 chromosome 6D, Jm3101_v1.0, whole genome shotgun sequence genome, one interval contains:
- the LOC121235414 gene encoding uncharacterized protein LOC121235414, with protein MLGPEYLQEVQRRVTVIQERMKAAQNRQKSYVDNECRNLEFAVGDWVYLKVSPMKGVIHFGKKEKLNPRCVGPYEIVERVGQVAYRLDLPVEMQGIHNVFHVSTLKKSFREKRPVVMKSDEIQLQPNLSYSEWPVQIVDRKE; from the coding sequence atgctaggacCTGAATATCTACAAGAAGTACAGAGACGAGTAACTGTGATCCaggaaagaatgaaagcagctcagaACAGACAGAAAAGCTATGTCGATAACGAATGTAGGAATTTAGAGTTTGCAGTAGGAGATTGGGTATACCTCAAAGTATCGCCCATGAAAGGAGTCATACATTTCGGCAAGAAGGAAAAGTTAAACCCCCGATGTGTAGGACCCTACGAGATAGTCGAAAGAGTTGGTCAAGTAGCTTACAGATTGGATTTGCCAGTAGAGATGCAGGGAATACACAATGTGTTTCATGTATcaactttgaagaagagtttcaGAGAAAAACGGCCAGTAGTTATGAAGTCCGATGAGATTCAGCTTCAACCCAATTTGTCTTATTCAGAATGGCCAGTACAGATCGTGGATCGTAAGGAATAG